The following are from one region of the Salvia hispanica cultivar TCC Black 2014 chromosome 1, UniMelb_Shisp_WGS_1.0, whole genome shotgun sequence genome:
- the LOC125201700 gene encoding tRNA(His) guanylyltransferase 1-like, whose product MANSKYKYVKSFEVDDMIMQRYTIIIHVDARDFCRFSQLHNFEKPNDEKALELMNECANAVLKQFPEVVFSYGYGAEFSFIFKKETDFYKRRGSKILSLIVSFFTSTYVTKWRALFPQKELKYAPSFRARVFCCELLQAYLLWRQEECLWQLIKSGKSKKKAQATLRGSLYQSFNIDFRQGTCILKTKVEEIVKHKADGSPVIRPRSKVLTVHSENIASKRFWNENKCLSEEELGQFCNALKKTRPEYIKYWNFQYESRLKLSTWIVVRIDGRHFHSFSDDHEFEKPNDARALNLMNACAVAVLEEFRDVVFAYGVSDEYSFVLNKDSRLYQRCASEIVSSVVSFFSSTYIMRWNEFFPEKEMKYLPYFDGRAVCYPSSEIKDYLAWRQVDCHINNQYNTCFWLLVKSGKSKGEAQNELQKTQTPEKNEILDRLTGVPNYYDTLPPMFRVGSSVFWDKETKLVVVENCNIIETGFWEAHPQILEKKVDRFKALQNIVLIFFIASSMLALLVTNLFSN is encoded by the exons ATGGCGAATAGCAAGTACAAATATGTGAAGTCATTTGAGGTGGATGATATGATCATGCAGCGCTACACCATCATCATCCATGTTGATGCCCGTGATTTCTGCAG GTTTTCTCAATTGCATAATTTTGAGAAACCAAATGATGAGAAAGCATTGGAGTTGATGAATGAGTGTGCCAATGCTGTTTTGAAGCAGTTTCCAGAAGTTGTTTTCTCCTATGGTTACGGTGCTGAGTTCAG TTTCATATTCAAAAAGGAAACCGACTTCTACAAACGCCGTGGCAG CAAGATACTCTCTCTTATTGTGTCTTTCTTTACATCCACTTACGTTACCAAGTGGAGGGCTCTTTTTCCTCAGAAAGAGTTGAAATATGCCCCTTCATTTCGGGCTCGAGTTTTTTGCTGTGAGCTTCTTCAAGCTTATCTTTTATGGAGGCAAGAGGAAT GTCTTTGGCAGCTGATTAAAAGTGGAAAGAGTAAAAAGAAAGCACAAGCCACATTGAGG GGGTCTCTTTACCAGTCTTTTAACATCGACTTTCGCCAAGGTACATGCATTCTCAAGACAAAG GTTGAAGAAATTGTGAAGCACAAAGCTGATGGCTCCCCTGTCATAAGACCTAGGAGCAAAGTCTTAACAGTTCACTCAGAAAATATCGCATCAAAAAGATTTTGGAATGAAAATAAGTGTTTATCGGAAGAAGAGCTGGGACAATTTTGTAATGCGTTGAAGAAAACTAGACCTGAGTACATCAAATATTGGAATTTCCAATACGAGAGCAGATTGAAGCTGTCCACCTGGATTGTTGTTCGCATTGATGGCCGTCATTTCCACAG CTTTTCTGACGATCATGAGTTTGAGAAGCCAAATGATGCACGAGCTCTCAATCTAATGAATGCATGCGCGGTTGCTGTACTGGAAGAGTTTAGGGATGTCGTTTTTGCTTATGGTGTTAGTGATGAGTACAG CTTTGTTTTGAATAAGGACTCCCGGCTATATCAAAGATGTGCCAG TGAGATAGTTTCTTCTGTAGTATCTTTCTTCTCTTCAACATACATAATGAGATGGAATGAGTTTTTCCCGgaaaaagagatgaaataCCTACCGTATTTTGATGGCCGTGCTGTTTGCTACCCATCTAGTGAGATCAAAGATTATCTAGCATGGAGACAAGTTGATT GTCACATAAACAATCAGTACAATACTTGCTTCTGGTTGCTCGTGAAGTCCGGAAAGAGCAAGGGCGAGGCACAAAACGAGTTGCAG AAGACTCAAACTCcggagaaaaatgaaattcttgaTAGACTCACTGGAGTTCCCAACTATTACGACACATTGCCACCTATGTTCCGCGTGGGTTCGTCCGTTTTCTGGGACAAA GAGACGAAGCTAGTTGTTGTAGAAAATTGCAACATAATCGAGACAGGCTTCTGGGAAGCGCACCCTCAGATACTAGAGAAGAAGGTGGATCGTTTTAAAGCACTTCAAAACAtcgttttaatattttttattgccTCGTCAATGTTAGCATTATTAGtgactaatttattttctaattaa